One genomic region from Zalophus californianus isolate mZalCal1 chromosome 12, mZalCal1.pri.v2, whole genome shotgun sequence encodes:
- the LOC113911794 gene encoding 60S ribosomal protein L37a-like, translating to MAKRTKKVGIVGKYGTRYGASLRKMVKKIEISQHTKYTCSFCGKTKMKRRAVGIWHCGSCMKTIACGAWTFNTTSAVTVKSAIRRLKESRTNDMDSVRIELNYRTPSWCLENYLELHGNPTPSLVPHIEN from the exons ATGGCTAAACGCACCAAGAAGGTCGGAATCGTAGGTAAATATGGGACCCGTTATGGTGCCTCCCTCAGAAAAATGGTGAAGAAGATTGAAATAAGCCAGCACACCAAGTATACTTGCTCCTTCTGTggcaaaacaaagatgaaaagacgAGCTGTGGGGATCTGGCATTGTGGCTCCTGCATGAAAACCATCGCTTGTGGCGCTTGGACCTTCAACACCACTTCTGCTGTCACAGTAAAGTCCGCTATCAGAAGACTGAAGgaatcaagaactaatgat atggatagtgtcagaattgaactgAATTATAGAACACCAAGCTGGTGTCTGGAGAACTATTTGGAACTGCATGggaaccccacccccagccttgtTCCACACATTGAAAATTGA
- the LOC113911708 gene encoding gamma-aminobutyric acid receptor-associated protein-like 2, with the protein MKWMFKEDRLPEHRCVESAKTQVKHPDRVPVTVEKVSGSQIVDNDKRKYLVPSDISVAQFMWLIRKRIQLPSEKASFLFVCKTVPQSSLTTRQL; encoded by the coding sequence ATGAAGTGGATGTTCAAGGAGGACCGCTTGCCGGAACACAGATGCGTGGAATCTGCGAAGACCCAAGTGAAACATCCCGACCGGGTTCCAGTGACTGTGGAAAAAGTCTCAGGCTCTCAGATTGTTGACAATGACAAACGGAAGTATCTAGTTCCATCTGACATCAGTGTGGCTCAGTTCATGTGGCTCATCAGGAAAAGGATCCAGCTTCCTTCTGAAAAGGCAAGCTTCCTGTTTGTGTGTAAAACAGTCCCACAGTCCAGCCTAACTACGAGACAactttag
- the LOC118356141 gene encoding 60S ribosomal protein L27a, translating into MPSRLRKTRKLRGHVSHGHGRIGKHRKHPGGRGNAGGMHHHRINFDKYHPGYFGKVGMRHYHLKRNQSFCPTVNLDKLWTLVSEQTRVNAAKNKTGAAPIIDVVRSGYYKVLGKGKLPKQPVIVKAKFFSRRAEEKIKGVGGACVLVA; encoded by the coding sequence ATGCCATCCAGACTGAGGAAGACCCGGAAACTTCGGGGCCACGTGAGCCACGGCCACGGCCGCATCGGCAAGCACCGGAAGCACCCAGGAGGCCGGGGTAATGCTGGTGGCATGCATCACCACAGGATCAACTTCGACAAATATCACCCAGGATACTTTGGAAAAGTTGGTATGAGACATTACCACTTAAAGAGGAACCAGAGCTTCTGCCCAACTGTCAACCTTGATAAACTGTGGACCTTGGTCAGTGAGCAGACACGGGTAAATGCTGCCAAAAACAAGACTGGAGCTGCTCCTATCATTGATGTGGTGCGATCGGGCTACTACAAagttttgggaaagggaaaactcCCAAAACAGCCTGTCATCGTGAAGGCCAAATTCTTCagtagaagagcagaggagaagatTAAGGGTGTCGGGGGCGCCTGCGTTCTAGTAGCTTGA